One stretch of Arachis hypogaea cultivar Tifrunner chromosome 20, arahy.Tifrunner.gnm2.J5K5, whole genome shotgun sequence DNA includes these proteins:
- the LOC112785003 gene encoding protein EXORDIUM-like 2 — MAFNYHIATLLVLLLVNFTAGALVQQQPLVLKYHNGQLLKGRITVNLLWYGTFTPIQRSIIVDFINSLSSGGPPQPSAASWWKTTENYKGGGSSALLVGKQILHPAYSLGKYLKSTHLLSLASSFNDVSAINVILTAKDVSVDGFCSSRCGTHGSTRSVNGKARTAYVWVGNSETQCPGQCAWPFHQPIYGPQTPPLVAPNGDVGVDGMIINLATLLAGTVTNPFNNGYFQGPATAPLEAVSACTGVFGSGAYPGYPGRVLVEKTTGASYNANGVNGRKFLLPAMWDPVTSACKTLV; from the coding sequence ATGGCCTTTAATTACCACATTGCCACGCTGTTGGTTCTGCTTCTCGTGAACTTCACGGCAGGGGCGCTAGTACAGCAGCAGCCCCTCGTTCTCAAGTACCACAACGGCCAACTCCTCAAGGGAAGGATCACCGTTAATCTCTTATGGTACGGCACCTTCACTCCAATCCAACGCTCCATAATCGTTGACTTCATAAACTCCCTCAGCTCCGGTGGTCCACCACAGCCTTCCGCAGCATCCTGGTGGAAAACAACTGAAAACTACAAAGGTGGAGGCTCCTCTGCTCTCCTCGTAGGGAAGCAAATCCTACACCCGGCTTATTCCCTCGGAAAGTACCTCAAATCAACGCACCTCCTTTCTCTCGCTTCCAGCTTCAACGACGTGTCCGCCATCAACGTCATTTTAACGGCTAAGGATGTTTCCGTTGATGGTTTCTGTTCGAGCCGTTGTGGAACTCACGGCTCTACTCGTTCCGTCAACGGGAAGGCCCGGACGGCGTACGTGTGGGTTGGAAACTCAGAGACTCAATGCCCGGGCCAGTGTGCGTGGCCCTTCCACCAGCCCATCTACGGCCCGCAAACTCCGCCGTTGGTGGCGCCAAACGGAGACGTTGGAGTTGACGGCATGATCATCAACTTGGCTACACTTTTGGCGGGAACCGTAACTAACCCGTTCAACAACGGTTATTTCCAGGGGCCGGCGACGGCGCCGCTTGAAGCGGTGTCGGCATGCACCGGAGTGTTTGGAAGCGGGGCGTACCCAGGGTATCCGGGTCGGGTTCTGGTGGAGAAGACGACGGGAGCGAGCTACAATGCGAACGGAGTGAACGGAAGGAAGTTCCTGTTGCCGGCGATGTGGGACCCGGTGACGTCAGCGTGCAAGACGCTTGTGTGA